tttcggcacttttgagcaagatgtgtgattgaatttttctctcaaaaactcactttgaatactttgaaactcgttataaattgtgaacccaggccacatatttataggggtatggaaagggaattggaatcctattcagatacaaattaattaaacctagaatccttcaagaactctaattaattaatttatctaatagaattaggaatttaatcattaaccgaactctgcatgttttaggaatcgtgcatgaacacaaacactcacgcacacacacacggcagccacgatgggccgcccatgcgcgtgcgtgcgagcagcagcccacgcagcgaggcctacgcgagctacaagcccacgtagctcatgcgcgcgctgcgcgcgctgcctcggcctgctgggcctggccttgcgctgggcctggcgtggccttggctgttcgtgtggcgcgcttggcttgctgggcgatggcctggcttcgtgctgggccctcgtccggcaggcctcgtccgatgcttattcgtacgatacgcttccgattaaatttccgattccggaattcatttccgatacgaacaatatttaatatttccgattccggaattaatttccgtttcgaacaaatatttaatatttccgtttccggaattattttccgattccgataatatttccgattctgacaatatttccgtttccggcaatatttccgattctggcaatatttccatttccgataatattttccgatacgtaccatgtttccgtttccagcaacatctacgacttggataatatttatatttccgatacgatccatatttccgtttccggtaatatcatcgtttccggagtattcatttctttcctgtgacgatctcagctcccactgaaaccaagatccgtcgattccgaatattcatagatggagtatttaatgccattaaatacttgatccgtttacgtactatttgtgtgaccctacgggttcagtcaagagtaagctgtggattaatatcattaattccacttgaactgaagcggcctctagctaggcattcaggtcacttgatctcactgaattattaacttgttaattaatactgaaccgcatttattagacttatcatagaatgcatacttggaccaagggcattatttccttcagtttatgcgcctggcttggtaccgcttctatcgcagatccaacacgtgccccggtcgaggtagtgccttcaacagacgaatttcgcccaaaaggccaatcacgatgtaagccaagggggcatgcaccaatgagagggacctaatgggcgatcgattgggtttgggacgggtgtactactagcgaaagtgccgagtggacaacattcgaagcctatgcaccccccggttggcgatgggtatccttagtccctactcccgagatgaaacatccaagggagccaagattcattatgcggttccgcccgttcacattaatatgctgattttcaggtcgtcccaacttgatggggaaataaacgcggggttggatcgtttcacccttcggctattttgattacctacgagcacgagtatttccttcactatccccagtggagtcgccactgtgagggggtggaaaaagcacgaggctaatgcgtgaccttgtccctcgtgggtgtgacgtttctttttgtcaaatcaagtgtaattggatttcctgtgagtttacacccaattgactagtaatataggagtcgccattcagtttttaacgacaatgagaaaaactgacaaaacccggttatcgtgacataaagggagtgcaattatgtttgaccacgacggccgtaggttcccttgtgatccctggtgtggggatctttcaacatacacccgcaaggtagagattgagggttcgggggactgtaactaccgagaggagtactcgctcttcgataactccagaggcaggatatccttactagctcagcataaataattgaagggacatgcgttaactattaaactaatctgagttgattttaacaatatgcaacatatagtactagatcgagcgcgattatctgatttagattgttttaagggacctagcatgataatcaaatttcccaacatattatctttattaggcgtgatagaacaatcatatttaattagttgaacagttcataaaagggcgaggaaagcaattaaaccatggaaaagggacacattacgacgcacccttgagaggtgcgtcacggttctcagaaaactaaccactttgactttgctatttctccttttatttaacgactctcaaattataggacaggatacgttcttttcgttgtttggatcgattgcgacagaacgtgtagacacctacttttgtccccgttcccgcaagggaaaggtttgatgatgaaagcataaaaactccacttgacaacgcgtctcctataaaataaacgaatctcgattccccatttcatttcacccgtaacctgctatttatggaaacctgctaaaaatagtaactgccgtaaaaggtagcttctaaaagtggcaaatcataaaagatagaaacctgtcagaattaggtgttgcattccaacataaatcctaaatgagatagaaaactgcgagaatcctattcctaatatgatttagaaataagagttatgtattaattaaaatcctaacgagcctagagttcgtaacgggcccagacgcattccgtcataaaattgatacgcgctaaaagactcgaattaatctcaaactctacggattttaggaatccgaatctgactaaacaaaactgcccagaccctattttcaacgcctggctctgggccctgaaatcttcggcgcccaggcctgggcgctgaaaatacctgggtacgtgttttttcctaattctttgtggattagaactctgcaattctatctttccacgaactcttccctataaataggcccctaatttcgacgtgaaagaacacacaacaacacacaattatactttgagtattgactccaacccttagcctaagcctctcgctgcgaaactgttcacgcgttctgtcgcaatcgatccataaatcgaacataacgtatcctgtcccataattgagattcgttaaataaaaaggagaaatagcaaagtcaaagtggttagttttctgagaaccgtgacgcacctctaaagggtgcatcgtaatgtgtcccttttcgatgatttaactgctttcctcgccctttttatgaactgttaaactaacctaatctgattgttctatcacgcctaacaaatataatatttttgggaaatcgaattatcatgctaggtcccttaatgctatttaaatcagataatcacgatcgaattagtgttatatgttgcatattgctaaaatcaactcagattagtttaatagttaacgcatgtcccttcaattatttatgctgagctagtaaggatatcctgcctctggagttatcgacgagcgaattactcctctcggtagttacagtcccccgaaccctcaatctctaccttgcgggtgtatattgagagatccccacaccagggatcacaagggaacctacggccgtcgtggtcaaacataattgcactccctttatgtcacgataaccgggttttgtcagtttttctcattgtcgttaaaaactgaatggcgactcctatattactagtcaattgggtgtatactcacaggaaatccaattacacttgattgaataaaaagaatcgtcacacccacgagggacaaggtcacgcattagcctcgcgctttttcgaccccctcacagtggcgactccactggggatagtgaaggaaatactcgtgcttgtaggtaatcaaaatagccaaagggtgaaacgatcctaccccgcgtttatttccccatcaagttgggacgacctgaaaatcagcatattaatgtgaacgggcagaacatcataacgaatctcggctccctcgggagttgggactaaggataccttttttcgccaatagggcggtgcatacgccgcgcatgtttcccactcggtacttgtgcaggtagtacacctatcccgaacccaatcgctcgcccattaggtccctctcgcctgcatgcccccttggcttgcacttgcgggttggcctcttgagcgaaattcgtctgttgaagacactacctcgaccggggcatgtgttggatctatgatagaagcggtaccaagccaggcgcaaataaactgcccatagaagcctatcaaaaactacgtgacatatttaattttcaaatccatgtttgtaatgtagttatgtgtagcgaaatgtgtgattgtgtgtgacaaactatcctagaaaaccaacgaccttaaaaacttcccaaacattcatagactaatttgccaaagagttataccgaagcacgtgttccgcaaacccgaatgatcgccacaaaataagcgacgctcgggatggcctgtaacgaatcccacaaacgctgttacgtgtaaaggacgttattaggcaagcacgcaagtcgaagtcgaaTAAACacaagacagaaaacgagaaccagccagggacgcattttcaacgcccctggctgggcgccagaatttctcacgcccctagctgggcgctgaagtagctccttggccttctggtcaggcgcagcagcctcggtgcccgagcgaaaggaaaatacgtagcacaaaaaatgttcatcaaaagaattgctacgagggcgtcagaaaagcactcgatttcgaaaaagcgactcgtgaaaaattaataactctttgtgtcgttgttatgcctcctacgacggcaatgctcggcaccaaaaccgaacatgctaacaactatgaatgtcacacgggcaagtgtttcgaaaatccaaagaatgaccgaaatcaaaaaaaaaaaaaaccaaaaagtgtaccgacagaagaaagagcgaaaaaaaaacaatttagagagtcgaagtctagactaagtaatacttgaaactttgggaacctaaactttagcttatcttatgcctaggactggtcctgccacttggtgccgatcagggaatcaacggttagtgcgtctcgaagatacatcaccaacaccaggtttagtaactccaagctccgtccgtcgtccctcatttcaaggatctccgcttccccaacctcgattcgcaccttcaaacatgtccatcgaagatttgcgagaccagatggtccaaatgacccaacttatgggccagctgaaaatggaaaatgaagctttagcggctgcgcaagccaaaaatgacctcgaaaacgagaagaggattgaaaaaatggtcctacagcaaaccatggggagcaaatacttctccctcgatcctgaaccttttcctggcaaattaccagaaaagttcagttcatctgacttaccaaagttcaaagccacggacaacccccgtgatcatctactgagctttgtgaataccatgaacttgaaaggcgtggacaagtccatgtacttacctgcctttcctttgtccttggaacctgtaccgctcaaatggtactatcaccaggaccctaagctctttcccacttgggaagactttgtcaatgtcttcatcaagcaatactcgtcgaacatggattcccaagtcaccatgcgcgagctggaagttctcttccaaaagaaaaatgaaggtttcacaacctactttgctagatggagggaccaggcggcccagctaatcaataggcctcccgaaacagaattggtccaaaaattcattaacaacctggacccggcttacagacaacaccttaggtacctgggacttgacactttcaaaagagtttatgatgtgggaataaagatcgaggacaacctcgccaaaaccatacagagcaaacccacatataagaccaacacctataatcggggtaacacatcccaagcccaagaagtccatgctatagaagaggctcccgcccgaagaaaccctgtaagatgggtccgagaccgaaagtttgccccactcgggtcaactttggtacaagcctttgaaatactaaccaatcaaggaaagttgagacctataggccccacccgtgaccctcctgtcaaaaacaaatattgggtcgaaggtacttactgcaaattccatcaaggaaatgggcatgacactgaaaactgctggactctaaaacatacgatccaggaaatgatagaggatgaagtaatacctctccctaacgttggcaaacccaacaacaacaagagcccactcggctcttatCACATCTCTATCGACCAACCaaagaatttcgaccccacggtgtatattacacctcaaggtgcaccactcgctgtggtctctatggatcaaatcgagagggaagtgtgcggtgtgtggaacgatgatgctgaagatatttacctatctcaagtctcgggccaggacttcttcactgaagcttggcccgggtatgctctcattgacaccacccctcaggagcccgaggtcgacaacctcactcgatccggaagaatataccaaccggacattcacccacctcccatggacgtcgtcccggttaggcaaactcctgagaatggacggcacgcaaccgtcgcggaagtcattgaaaatcctctcctgaaacaactaaaaagaaccaaggctgggattaccatctgggatcttatgtgtacttcaaaggaacatcgcgaaaagcttattcgctcacttgacctcatctaagtacctacagatatcacacctgactcattggttagccatgtcacgagagatgccggagaaaaggccatagttttcactgataaagacttacccaaagagggaggtgctcacaataaagccctttacctagtggttggatgcaaaggacaaaacatccccctagcgctcgtagataatggttcggcagttaatgtctgcccattgcgaaccgcccattgcttggggctaggaaacgatgatttccaaacctccacgcaaggggtacgagcttatgataactcccgaaggactgtattgggaaaaatcaaccttaccatacaaaccgggcatgtggcacgcaccacggagtttcaaataatcgacatcaaacccactttcaacctcctcttggggcgaccttggctccatgagttaggaggtgtggcttctaccttgcaccaaatagttaaacttaaccataacggggtaatactagaaatccgcgcccctcctctcgacgtcagttgtactatggttggaacggccgaaactgcagacgatctttatgggtttcaaatggaagaaacaatccagttcatcgaagattatgatctagcattcctagacccgcatgcatcccgagtcatccctagaatgctgttagctcaaggatattttccaggaaccccattgggcataaggaagaaggaatgcacattccatccttttcccgacaaatctactccctttggcttaggttatgaaccaacggaggaagatattgctgaccgcctatctaggctacgccttaacaaaaccaaacaagccaccctccttcccccatatcaaaggaaccttaacgggatgttcattcgggaaggagaagaacacccatgctgtgatttccctgaacccttcgttcaggatggcttgctaaaacccggattcgaaattttccatgactgccacaccttggatgaggcaccccacctcaccaagactaaaacagctgaaatattggacaaccaggctctgtggacattgtttaacgaatcgaggcctatggaggacgagactgtgatgactaccctagctttacaagatgaaggtttcgatccaacccggttaatctctcctgcatcaacactagaagaggtcgagaacggatgggtgaagacatatcagtgggacaacgcaaaaggaatggaattcaagatgagtaccggtgaaggaccgaagttttatgagactaaaccccaggcttgaacatagagcaccattagtgaaaagcgcctagtagttctttagattgatagaaaaaataatagagactttagatggtcctaaggccctttagaatatgggtcagttttatttcagtgtgttttccatactttccgaatcaataaaggcgtaatatttctcctaaaaattttattctaacactaaataaacaccaaatgtacttgcaaaatacaaaaataaagaggcggcccactctaggcccaacaaacaaaacccactcggttttgaaatagtgccatgggaaccagttcccgaaacccaaaaaataaaccacactatcccattcatatccccaaaacctaaaaagacaacccgtgtcatcataagagccaatccatgcaacccaaaatcaaaggaaatcaaaaatttaaaacaatgcaaatgttaccaaaaaaaatagattcataaaacatagattccatcatacccttcactaccaacctacctccaaagcctacacaaagatcttcataaattccgcacgctaactccattttcaaaactgttttgagtcaccaatagaaaaaattaatctggacaaaaatgcgtttcacgctaacagtaaaaaaagcctccaaaatagcctcaaaattaactttaactacaaagcaaaatatcaaggcacaaaaaacgaaatagaaataaacgcaagaacatgtgaagcaaagcgtcaaaaattgaccgcccaagtcattttcagcgcccagggctgggcgccgaaatttctgacgccccagcctgggcgttgaaactctctgcctgccaaaagttttccttttgaaagtgctcgtcattttatccgcacacaacggaaaaataacgaacacttggggggtacagtacgtatccaaataggtttaccaagaatatagctatacaaattagtcgaattttacgcaacctatggcaaaaaaaacggcagatgaaaataatgataaatacttcactcatttgaccaattaagtaatatgtttccacttcgggacatatctaccgaaatccggcatactagaacttattctaaagatagaactacgcgcgacctgattctgacaagatacgtaggcaatccttaccaaggattcggtccaaataaaaaacatattctttgcaaaaaagtgttagacatataaaatacataaaaaaaaaagaggagaaacaaaaataaatgaaaactaaaaatgtgcctttattaaaatatgataagaaggaaaacaaagtgctaggaataaaaaacaaacacaactgaaataaataaaggggcacctacaccctagcaagaactacactactctagttcttccggatcatcaaataaagtcttgtagagagcaatgttcgcaggatccacccccatagtcttctgcgcagccccaatgtcaatctccataagaaccggctcctggacactaacttccaaagatgtcaaggcttcagaaacattctcaattatagcccgctcagcctcgaaggcacaggcaatggtgggagaagaattattatcatcaactagactagccactgtttctacaggcggttgagccttcctaacccatacattgttccggcgacgatctccgcaagagcttgcatttcttttaacaacagcaggccccttcatgttaggcatctttttaggcctgaaactggaacggggaggaacttcctttcgctttcgatcaggacgagctttcacagtcttaaaactataggtacgaggtttggcagaatcaggaccctcatacttaacacgaatatgaggtatcaaaagctcatccggctccccattacgagcctcggtcctcacatctttgtcattggagctcatccacaacttatggttttcagaaagacccacaaagccatttgtagccacgacccaacgcgggagaccatcataatacttggcccacgctaggacccgtgtttgtgaaaaggccgctaccttaggtggtaccgtatcagaaaaggggatagtctgccttaaaccatattgacgcatgactcggtaaggaaaaatataaatgggacgagatagccccaacaaagaaacataaaccgatacatacgaaccccctgtcatagtagttaaaccccaccatggtaccacccacttaatagaacaaataccataagtaaaaaaggaggtccattcggcctcgtcttggccttggtgcaagtattttcggttacccaaagctatagggcgataatgtttaggatcggcaggagcttccaaaagtctaagccgttccgcaagccaaatctgcaaaaacaggtacgatcgaatcaaaagaatgaaaagaaagaaaaaacggtccctggggcgcagtttcaacgcccaggaccaggcgccgaatattccatcgcccagccctgggcgctgaaactcagccccaggcaaaaagaaatatatgcaaaaaaaaacatacatgtgcgcaaggaaaaaatCGATCACCTGTaataatagggggcttcccttaaaatgttcagatttggcatccttcttcagctcatccgcactcagcaaagtctcggcaacaaccaatggcataatagaatatcaactttccatctggctaatcaaagggatcaaccttatgtcaccgaactcaccattgttattcgacaacaaataatgattcaaaaaacaaaatacaagagctcgaatgttcaatttttgttcggtcatattcttactagacctaaaatgatgttttacaagttttgccaagttaaccttatcatctataacaatttcagcaaacatgttatcatctagccctaggaaacccttatggttgttttaccctcttcaatagtgccaggggtaacaggagtagcattagtaggataaccaaggatcgcagcaaattcatcaggcaaaggacatatttcattgccccgaaaggcaaaaacatgat
This sequence is a window from Spinacia oleracea cultivar Varoflay chromosome 1, BTI_SOV_V1, whole genome shotgun sequence. Protein-coding genes within it:
- the LOC130465718 gene encoding uncharacterized protein, with protein sequence MPLVVAETLLSADELKKDAKSEHFKGSPLLLQIWLAERLRLLEAPADPKHYRPIALGNRKYLHQGQDEAEWTSFFTYGICSIKWVVPWWGLTTMTGGSYVSVYVSLLGLSRPIYIFPYRVMRQYGLRQTIPFSDTVPPKVAAFSQTRVLAWAKYYDGLPRWVVATNGFVGLSENHKLWMSSNDKDVRTEARNGEPDELLIPHIRVKYEGPDSAKPRTYSFKTVKARPDRKRKEVPPRSSFRPKKMPNMKGPAVVKRNASSCGDRRRNNVWVRKAQPPVETVASLVDDNNSSPTIACAFEAERAIIENVSEALTSLEVSVQEPVLMEIDIGAAQKTMGVDPANIALYKTLFDDPEELE